In one Lolium rigidum isolate FL_2022 chromosome 3, APGP_CSIRO_Lrig_0.1, whole genome shotgun sequence genomic region, the following are encoded:
- the LOC124695246 gene encoding serine/arginine-rich splicing factor SR45a-like, translating to MSYSRGSRVTETCSYSPSSCRQSSYSRYRSRSRSVDSSDIENPGNNLYVTGLSSRTTDRDLEKHFSAEGEVIDASIVLDPWTRESRGFGFVTMATLKEAERCIKYLDSSVLEGRVITVEKAKRRRGRNPTAGRYLGSKSSRGRRYYPSISPVRRDRYSSRYSPEWERERERRSCSPSDRSNSPYERRRSYSPYGRRRSYSPYDRRRSYYSPRHGHRYRSRSPYRYGRRRSHSYGRSVSPYYSRRSSPRDRRRGSSPSVSPCTSYSRSCSPVSEESRSCSPRTGYDEEVKQSRSRSSGKRHSRESYAHSRSSYSRSVSRERSSSSRA from the exons ATGTCGTACTCAAGAGGATCAAG AGTAACTGAAACCTGCTCATATTCTCCATCATCTTGCAGGCAAAGTAGCTATTCGAGGTATAGGAGTCGTTCTAG GAGTGTGGATTCAAGTGACATTGAAAACCCTGGGAACAATCTATATGTGACTGGTCTGTCATCTCGTACAACAGATCGAGATTTGGAGAAGCACTTCTCTGCTGAGGGAGAG GTGATCGATGCAAGTATAGTACTTGACCCATGGACAAGGGAATCACGGGGCTTTGGATTTGTTACCATGGCCACTCTCAAGGAGGCAGAACGTTGCATCAAATATCTGGACAGTTCTGTGCTGGAAGGTCGTGTCATTACTGTTGAGAAG GCAAAGAGAAGACGAGGTCGAAACCCAACAGCTGGAAGGTATCTTGGCTCCAAATCGTCACGTG GGCGGAGGTATTACCCAAGTATATCCCCTGTTAGGAGAGACCGTTACAGCTCACGGTACTCGCCTGAGTGGGAGCGAGAGCGGGAGCG GAGATCATGCAGTCCCTCCGACAGGTCCAACTCTCCATACGAAAGGCGCAGATCATACTCCCCATATGGAAGGCGCAGATCATACTCTCCCTATGACAGGCGTCGGTCATACTACTCACCTCGCCATGGTCATCGCTACCGTTCGAGATCTCCCTACCGTTACGGAAGGCGGAGGTCACATTCCTATGGCCGTTCTGTTTCACCATACTACAGCAGGCGCTCGTCTCCTAGGGACAGAAGACGCGGCTCTTCTCCAAGTGTGTCGCCGTGCACGAGCTACTCGCGCAGCTGCTCTCCAGTATCAGAAGAATCGAGGAGCTGTTCTCCGAGGACAGGATATGACGAAGAAGTCAAGCAATCGCGCAGCAGGTCATCAGGCAAGAGACATTCAAGGGAAAGCTATGCTCACAGCCGCAGCTCCTACTCGAGGTCTGTTTCTAGGGAGCGCTCCAGCTCATCTAGGGCCTGA
- the LOC124702005 gene encoding coronatine-insensitive protein homolog 2-like, translated as MAGHLGRAMSFGIPDLALGLVLNYVDDPWDRDAISLVCRHWNRFDAQSRKHVTIAMAYSTTPARLLRRFPCLESLKLKAKPRAAMFNLIPEDWGGSATPWIRELSASFSCLKVLHLRRMIVSDDDIAVLVRAKAHMLVSLKLDRCSGFSTLSLALIARSCKKLDTLLLEESTIAEKENDEWLRELATSNTVLETLNFFLTDIYASPEYLALLVRNCRRLKILKISECSMPQLIDLFRTTETLQEFAGGSFEDYLDQGGQSGNYNNYYFPPSIQRLSFNYMGTNEMQILFPYCAALKKLDLTFTFLTTEDHCQLVQRCPNLEVLEVRDVIGDRGLEVVAQTCKKLQRLRVERGDDDQGGLEDEHGRVTHVGLRAVAEGCPDLQYWAVHVSDITNAALEAIGTYSKNLNDFRLVLLDRQPQITEMPLDNGVRALLSGCTKLQRFAFYVRPGALSDVGLSYVGELSKTIRYMLLGNVGSSDDGLLAFARGCPSLQKLELRSCCFSERAIALAALQLKSLRYLWVQGYLASPTGGELMAMVRPFWNIEFIAAPSQSQPGQAQILAYYSLAGARTDLPPSVIPLHPSV; from the exons ATGGCCGGCCACCTGGGGAGGGCCATGAGCTTCGGGATCCCGGACCTGGCCCTGGGCCTGGTGCTCAACTACGTCGACGACCCCTGGGACCGCGACGCCATCTCGCTCGTCTGCCGCCACTGGAACCGCTTCGACGCGCAGAGCCGCAAGCACGTCACCATCGCCATGGCCTACTCCACCACGCCCgcgcgcctcctccgccgcttcccCTGCCTCGAGTCGCTCAAGCTCAAGGCCAAGCCCCGGGCCGCCATGTTCAACCTCATCCCCGAGGACTGGGGCGGCTCCGCCACGCCCTGGATCCGCGAGCTCTCCGCCTCCTTCAGCTGCCTCAAGGTGCTGCACCTACGCAGGATGATCGTCTCCGACGACGACATCGCCGTGCTCGtacgcgccaaggcgcacatgctCGTCTCGCTCAAGCTCGACCGATGCTCCGGCTTCTCCACGCTCTCCCTCGCCCTCATCGCACGCTCCTGCAA GAAACTGGATACATTACTTCTTGAAGAAAGCACAATTgctgagaaagaaaatgatgaatggcttcgtgagcttgcTACCAGCAATACTGTCCTTGAGACGCTGAATTTCTTCTTGACAGATATCTACGCATCCCCTGAATATCTTGCCCTCCTTGTGCGCAATTGCCGAAGGCTGAAAATTCTGAAGATTAGCGAGTGTTCCATGCCTCAACTGATCGATTTGTTCCGTACAACAGAAACACTACAAGAATTTGCTGGGGGTTCCTTTGAGGACTATCTGGATCAAGGCGGGCAGAGTGGAAATTACAATAACTACTATTTCCCTCCTTCGATACAGCGCTTGAGTTTTAACTACATGGGAACAAATGAGATGCAGATACTATTTCCATATTGCGCTGCACTCAAGAAATTAGACCTTACGTTTACATTCCTTACCACAGAGGATCACTGTCAGTTAGTCCAGCGCTGTCCAAATCTTGAAGTTCTGGAG GTGAGAGATGTGATAGGAGATCGAGGATTGGAAGTTGTTGCACAGACCTGCAAGAAATTACAGAGACTCAGAGTAGAGAGAGGAGATGATGACCAAGGAGGTCTTGAGGACGAACATGGTAGAGTCACACATGTGGGGTTGAGGGCTGTAGCTGAAGGCTGCCCTGATTTGCAGTACTGGGCGGTACATGTGTCTGACATTACAAATGCAGCTCTAGAAGCCATTGGTACGTACAGCAAAAACCTGAACGACTTCCGACTTGTCCTGCTTGATAGACAACCGCAGATAACCGAAATGCCCCTTGACAACGGGGTTCGTGCTTTGCTGAGTGGATGCACCAAACTCCAGAGGTTTGCATTTTATGTGAGACCTGGAGCTCTATCTGATGTTGGCCTTTCCTATGTTGGTGAATTAAGCAAGACCATCCGCTACATGTTGCTCGGAAATGTTGGGAGTTCTGATGATGGACTGCTGGCATTCGCAAGAGGATGCCCAAGCTTGCAGAAATTGGAGCTAAGGAGTTGCTGCTTCAGTGAACGTGCAATTGCTCTCGCGGCGTTACAGCTGAAGTCACTCAGATATCTGTGGGTGCAGGGATACTTAGCATCTCCTACTGGTGGTGAGCTCATGGCAATGGTACGCCCCTTCTGGAACATTGAGTTTATTGCTGCACCAAGTCAAAGCCAGCCAGGCCAGGCACAGATTCTGGCATACTACTCTCTGGCTGGGGCTAGAACAGATTTACCTCCGTCGGTTATTCCCCTCCATCCATCAGTTTGA